Proteins from a single region of Psychrobacter cryohalolentis K5:
- the msrA gene encoding peptide-methionine (S)-S-oxide reductase MsrA codes for MQTIILGGGCFWCTESVFLSVKGVQSVISGYMGGDAVSANYEAVCGGNTGHVEVIKVEFDESIVPLEVILDVFFATHDPTTMDRQGNDVGSQYRSVVFYTDETQKPTIDRTINKLRDMGINVVTEVHPAVEFYQAEDTHQDFFNRNPGQAYCNFAIPPKLAKLRKEFSQYMVS; via the coding sequence ATGCAAACCATTATATTAGGCGGTGGCTGTTTTTGGTGCACCGAATCAGTATTTTTATCCGTAAAAGGCGTACAGTCTGTAATATCAGGTTATATGGGCGGCGATGCGGTATCAGCCAATTATGAAGCAGTCTGCGGTGGGAATACTGGTCACGTTGAAGTGATTAAAGTCGAATTTGACGAATCGATTGTCCCATTAGAAGTGATACTTGATGTCTTCTTTGCCACTCATGATCCCACTACAATGGATCGTCAGGGTAATGATGTAGGTAGCCAATATCGTAGCGTCGTGTTCTACACTGATGAAACGCAAAAACCGACCATCGATCGTACCATTAATAAACTGCGTGACATGGGTATAAATGTGGTGACCGAAGTACATCCTGCGGTTGAATTTTATCAAGCAGAAGACACACATCAAGACTTTTTTAATCGCAACCCAGGACAAGCTTATTGCAACTTTGCCATACCACCAAAACTTGCTAAACTACGTAAAGAATTCAGTCAATATATGGTGAGCTAA